The Echeneis naucrates chromosome 10, fEcheNa1.1, whole genome shotgun sequence genome has a window encoding:
- the LOC115049926 gene encoding uncharacterized protein LOC115049926: MASHLVAKLVRLPVLAQFASLPGREAAATIRRFSSEVPPEKISRYPVPYKKDLPYDIVALMEEVESKGGFLPNVFKVLSHRPAEFRAFFAYYNELMNKETGRLTKADREMIVVATSNHNKCLYCVISHGALHRIYSKNPTLSDQVIVNYEAAELGPRELAMLDFAMAVCRCDTITEQHFKSLEKVGFDREDAWDIAAIAAFFAMSNRLAHLTDMRPNLEFYNMGRMPRDKSKDKTEGKGK, translated from the exons ATGGCGAGTCACCTCGTCGCCAAGTTGGTTCGTCTTCCAGTGTTGGCGCAGTTT GCGTCTCTACCGGGGAGGGAGGCGGCGGCCACGATCAGGAGGTTCTCCAGCGAGGTTCCCCCGGAGAAGATCAGTCGCTATCCGGTCCCCTACAAGAAGGACCTGCCGTATGATATAGTGGCGCTTATGGAGGAAGTGGAGTctaag GGAGGCTTTTTGCCAAATGTCTTCAAGGTCCTCTCTCACAGACCAGCAGAGTTCAGAGCCTTCTTCGCTTACTACAATGAACTCATGAACAAagagacag GCAGATTAACTAAAGCAGATCGGGAGATGATTGTAGTGGCAACCAGCAACCACAACAAGTGTCTTTACTGTGTCATATCCCATGGTGCACTGCACCGAATCTACTCTAAGAATCCCACTCTTTCTGATCAG GTCATTGTTAACTATGAGGCTGCAGAGCTGGGACCTCGGGAGCTTGCCATGCTGGACTTTGCAATGGCTGTGTGTCGCTGCGACACCATCACAGAACAGCACTTCAAGTCTTTGGAGAAGGTGGGATTTGACCGTGAGGATGCCTGGGACATTGCTGCCATTGCCGCCTTCTTTGCCATGTCCAACCGGCTCGCCCATCTCACAGACATGAGGCCAAACTTAGAATTTTACAATATGGGCCGTATGCCACGGGATAAGAGTAAGGACAAAACAGAGGGAAAGGGCAAGTGA
- the polr2g gene encoding DNA-directed RNA polymerase II subunit RPB7, translating into MFYHISLEHEILLHPRYFGPNLLNTVKQKLFTEVEGTCTGKYGFVIAVTTIDNIGAGVIQPGRGFVLYPVKYKAIVFRPFKGEVVDAVVTQVNKVGLFTEIGPMSCFISRHSIPSEMEFDPNSNPPCYKTVDEDIVIQQDDEIRLKIVGTRVDKNDIFAIGSLMDDYLGLVS; encoded by the exons ATGTTTTACCAC ATATCGTTggaacatgaaatattgttacATCCCAGATATTTTGGTCCGAACCTGCTCAACACTGTGAAGCAGAAGCTTTTCACAGAAGTGGAGGGAACCTGCACCGGAAA GTATGGCTTTGTCATTGCAGTCACTACCATTGATAACATTGGAGCAGGTGTAATCCAGCCAGGCAGAGGGTTCGTCCTGTACCCGGTCAAGTACAAGGCCATTGTGTTTCGGCCATTTAAAGGGGAAGTAGTGGACGCTGTGGTCACTCAGGTTAACAAG GTTGGCTTGTTTACTGAAATTGGCCCCATGTCTTGCTTCATATCTCGCCAT TCCATCCCCTCAGAAATGGAGTTTGACCCCAATTCCAATCCTCCTTGTTATAAGACAGTTGATGAG gACATTGTGATCCAGCAAGATGACGAAATCCGTCTCAAGATTGTGGGAACGAGAGTAGACAAGAATGACATT tttgctaTTGGATCTCTAATGGATGATTACTTGG GTCTTGTGAGCTGA
- the eef1g gene encoding elongation factor 1-gamma: MAAGTLYTYPENWRAFKAQIAAQYSGARLKVASNPPAFTFGQTNRTPAFLNNFPLGKVPAFQGDDGFCLFESNAIAHYLSNDALRGNTPQAAAQVLQWVSFADSEIIPPASAWVFPTLGIMQFNKQATEQAKEDVKKALAVLNQHLNTRTFLVGERISLADITVVCSMIWLYKQVLEPSFRQPYANVTRWFVTCVNQPQFKAVLGEVKLCEKMAQFDAKKFAEMQPKKETPAKKEKGGKEAAKPQEKKEKKKEEKKPAPEEEMDDCDAVLAAEPKTKDPFAHLPKSSFVMDEFKRKYSNEDTLTVALPHFWEHFDREGYSIWYGVYKYPEELTLTFKSCNLITGMFQRLDKLRKNAFASVILFGTNNDSSISGIWVFRGQDLAFTLSEDWQIDYESYDWRKLAPDSEECKTMVKEYFAWEGDFKHVGKAFNQGKIFK; this comes from the exons ATGGCGGCAGGG ACTTTGTACACATACCCAGAGAACTGGCGGGCCTTCAAGGCCCAGATTGCTGCCCAGTACAGTGGTGCTCGCCTCAAAGTTGCCAGCAACCCCCCTGCCTTCACCTTCGGGCAGACAAACCGTACTCCTGCCTTCCTCAACAACTTCCCTCTGGGCAAG GTACCTGCCTTCCAGGGGGATGACGGCTTCTGTCTGTTTGAGAGTAATGCCATTGCTCACTACT TGAGCAATGATGCTCTGCGTGGCAACACTCCCCAGGCTGCAGCCCAGGTGCTGCAGTGGGTGAGCTTCGCTGACTCAGAGATCATCCCTCCAGCCAGCGCATGGGTCTTCCCCACTCTGGGAATCATGCAGTTCAACAAGCAG GCCACAGAGCAGGCTAAGGAGGATGTGAAGAAGGCTCTTGCAGTGCTGAACCAACATCTGAACACCCGAACCTTCCTTGTGGGAGAGAGGATTAGCCTTGCTGACATCACTGTGGTCTGCTCTATGATCTGGCTCTACAAACAG GTCCTTGAGCCTTCTTTTCGTCAGCCATACGCCAACGTGACCCGCTGGTTTGTCACATGTGTCAACCAGCCCCAGTTCAAGGCTGTCCTTGGGGAGGTCAAGCTGTGTGAAAAGATGGCCCAGTTTGATG CTAAGAAGTTTGCTGAGATGCAGCCCAAGAAAGAGACTCCTGCTAagaaagagaagggaggaaaggaggcagcCAAGCcccaggagaaaaaagagaagaagaaggaagagaagaaacctgcaccagaggaggagatggatgaCTGTGATGCTGTACTGGCTGCAGAGCCTAAAACCAAGGACCCCTTTGCACACCTGCCCAAGAG CTCATTTGTCATGGATGAGTTCAAGAGGAAGTACTCAAATGAAGATACCCTGACAGTAGCCCTTCCCCACTTCTGGGAACACTTTGACCGTGAGGGGTACTCCATCTGGTACGGTGTGTACAAATACCCAGAGGAGCTCACACTTACCTTCAAGAGCTGCAACCTTATCACAG GTATGTTCCAGCGCCTGGACAAACTCAGAAAGAATGCCTTCGCTAGCGTCATCTTGTTTGGCACCAACAACGACAGCAGCATCTCCGGCATCTGGGTCTTCAGAGGCCAGGATCTGGCATTCACT CTGTCGGAGGACTGGCAGATTGACTATGAATCATATGACTGGCGCAAGCTGGCACCAGACAGCGAGGAGTGCAAGACCATGGTAAAAGAGTACTTTGCATGGGAGGGAGACTTCAAGCACGTGGGTAAAGCTTTCAACCAGGGCAAGATCTTCAAGTGA